The following are from one region of the Alicyclobacillus fastidiosus genome:
- a CDS encoding SDR family oxidoreductase, which yields MKIDLEGKTALVTGGTGELGRVMVQTLAECGANVIVHFLHNEAKAEQLVREIEQFGVRGNAVQGDVTSAESVRQMARKVEREIGSPDIIVANAVVQIHPWQSVLDEDFEDYESQFKSCVMQSVYLAKAFIPSMIERGWGRYIAINTECAMEAAANSSAYVTGKRGLDGLVRTLAKEVGKHQVTVNQIAPGWTISDRYRAEPTNDEAYVATVPLNRRGTDQEIANVVAFIASDLSSYITGAYIPVCGGRIMPGI from the coding sequence ATGAAGATCGATTTAGAGGGTAAAACAGCGCTGGTTACCGGCGGTACAGGTGAACTTGGACGAGTGATGGTTCAAACGTTAGCTGAATGTGGTGCAAACGTCATCGTGCACTTCCTCCACAATGAGGCCAAGGCGGAACAATTGGTTCGCGAGATTGAACAATTTGGGGTCCGCGGGAACGCGGTGCAGGGAGATGTGACGAGTGCGGAATCTGTTCGTCAGATGGCTCGGAAGGTCGAGCGGGAAATTGGATCTCCGGATATCATCGTGGCGAATGCGGTGGTGCAAATCCATCCATGGCAGAGTGTGCTGGATGAAGACTTCGAGGACTACGAAAGCCAATTTAAATCGTGCGTCATGCAATCTGTCTACCTTGCCAAGGCATTTATTCCGTCCATGATCGAGCGAGGCTGGGGGCGCTACATCGCGATCAACACTGAATGTGCGATGGAGGCAGCCGCGAATTCGTCTGCTTATGTGACTGGCAAACGAGGATTGGATGGATTGGTTCGCACTTTGGCCAAGGAGGTTGGAAAGCATCAGGTCACGGTGAATCAGATTGCGCCCGGGTGGACGATTAGCGACCGTTATCGGGCAGAACCCACGAATGATGAGGCGTACGTGGCGACGGTGCCGCTTAACCGTCGCGGAACGGATCAAGAAATCGCGAATGTGGTCGCGTTCATCGCATCCGATCTCTCTTCCTACATCACTGGCGCATACATCCCGGTATGTGGCGGCAGAATTATGCCCGGGATTTAG
- a CDS encoding MFS transporter — MSAVGIGEKRTNVRWKISILMWAVIAINFVDRTNLSAAAPVLQKQFHISPAEMGVVMSSFFWSYVVFMIPSGWLADKIGQRISLAISCLWWSLATAATALVRSAGSLISIRLIMGIGESGAYPANAGITSKWFPLKERARVAGIFDSGNKVGAALAMPLVVWLLTRFGWKVPFVVSGVLGIIWVAIWWVYYRDPEKHRYANQAELTHIRTGQPEYQLGAHNRVKWYHIIGHRTIISMCIAFFMLNYTSYFFITWFPSYLVQARGMSLMQMGGVAMIPPAAGILGDWFGGWFSDHLLGRGVSLTVARKVNLVGGMLIATSVGFAGFTHSAVWCVVLLAICTFGLQCAGCIVWALPSHVAPPNSASMVAGLQGAVSNTAGIVGPIITGIIVQLTHSFVSALVVSGLCCLLGAALYLFGLGNIEPVSLAKHFNANQPTDIQL, encoded by the coding sequence ATGAGTGCTGTCGGAATCGGTGAAAAAAGGACGAATGTTCGTTGGAAAATCTCGATTCTCATGTGGGCCGTGATCGCGATTAACTTTGTCGACCGTACGAACCTTTCCGCCGCTGCACCAGTACTGCAAAAACAGTTCCACATATCGCCTGCTGAGATGGGGGTCGTGATGTCCTCCTTCTTCTGGAGTTACGTTGTGTTTATGATCCCGTCAGGCTGGCTGGCAGACAAAATTGGGCAGCGCATCTCGCTTGCGATTTCATGTCTCTGGTGGTCCTTAGCGACTGCGGCAACAGCCTTGGTACGGAGCGCGGGTTCCTTGATCTCGATCCGTTTAATCATGGGAATTGGGGAATCCGGCGCTTATCCGGCAAACGCAGGTATTACGTCCAAGTGGTTTCCACTGAAAGAACGTGCACGAGTTGCAGGGATATTCGATAGTGGGAACAAAGTTGGGGCAGCCTTGGCCATGCCGCTGGTCGTGTGGTTGCTTACAAGGTTCGGGTGGAAAGTACCGTTTGTCGTGTCAGGTGTGCTCGGAATCATTTGGGTAGCGATATGGTGGGTGTACTACCGAGACCCCGAGAAACATCGGTACGCGAACCAGGCAGAGCTTACGCACATTCGTACCGGTCAACCAGAATATCAGTTGGGCGCTCACAACCGTGTAAAGTGGTATCACATCATCGGGCACCGGACCATTATTTCCATGTGTATCGCGTTCTTTATGTTGAATTACACATCATATTTCTTTATCACGTGGTTTCCTTCTTATCTGGTCCAGGCGCGCGGAATGAGTTTAATGCAGATGGGCGGTGTCGCGATGATACCTCCGGCCGCGGGGATTCTGGGGGATTGGTTTGGTGGTTGGTTCTCCGATCACCTGCTTGGTCGCGGTGTATCCTTAACCGTTGCAAGAAAGGTCAACTTGGTCGGTGGTATGTTGATTGCCACAAGCGTTGGATTTGCAGGCTTTACACACTCTGCCGTGTGGTGCGTCGTACTGCTGGCGATTTGCACCTTTGGCTTGCAGTGCGCAGGATGTATTGTCTGGGCGCTCCCAAGTCACGTCGCTCCACCGAATTCTGCTTCGATGGTCGCTGGGTTGCAGGGAGCAGTGTCCAATACAGCTGGAATTGTCGGGCCTATCATTACAGGTATCATTGTCCAACTAACGCATTCGTTTGTATCGGCGCTCGTGGTGTCTGGTTTATGTTGTTTGCTGGGTGCTGCACTTTACCTATTCGGTTTGGGGAACATTGAGCCAGTCTCTCTAGCGAAGCATTTCAACGCCAATCAGCCAACAGACATTCAGCTTTGA
- a CDS encoding dihydrodipicolinate synthase family protein, with protein MKLDIHGIIPPMVTAFTRDTEELDIQAIREETEFLIQSGVHGICIGGSTGEGAGFSEDEVYTLCKTVVEQVKDRVPVIGGIIADSTAEAIRKAKAAKEAGVSSLQVTPPHYLWTPTTAGLVQHFRRIGEATNLPILIYNVVPWVPIDVHAMTVIVDNVPWVAGIKQSGGDMHKVADMMYHLHDRVTVVTGIDDMLYPAFCLGVDGAITCMLAVFPEATIDLWNKVQAGDHAGAKELHDRLLPVWRSIEGPDMPYLAKTAIEFMGRKVGPARSPILPPSDEKREEIRSQLVQAGFAVSALNRA; from the coding sequence GAAATTGGACATTCACGGTATCATCCCACCCATGGTGACAGCGTTTACACGGGATACGGAAGAATTAGATATTCAAGCAATTCGAGAGGAAACAGAGTTCCTGATTCAGTCTGGTGTTCACGGGATTTGTATTGGCGGAAGCACCGGCGAGGGAGCAGGTTTCTCAGAAGACGAGGTATATACACTTTGTAAAACCGTTGTCGAACAAGTGAAGGATCGGGTACCTGTCATTGGTGGGATCATTGCAGATTCAACGGCTGAAGCCATTCGCAAAGCGAAAGCTGCCAAAGAGGCAGGTGTAAGTTCTCTGCAGGTCACTCCGCCGCACTACTTGTGGACGCCGACAACCGCAGGTCTCGTTCAGCACTTCCGACGCATTGGGGAAGCGACGAATCTGCCCATCCTCATTTATAACGTCGTTCCATGGGTGCCGATTGACGTTCATGCGATGACTGTGATCGTGGACAATGTCCCCTGGGTCGCTGGCATCAAACAAAGTGGCGGGGACATGCACAAGGTTGCGGATATGATGTATCACCTTCACGACCGAGTCACGGTCGTGACAGGCATTGACGACATGTTGTACCCCGCTTTTTGCCTAGGGGTTGATGGAGCGATTACGTGCATGTTGGCGGTATTCCCGGAAGCGACCATCGATTTGTGGAATAAGGTGCAAGCAGGTGACCACGCTGGTGCTAAGGAGCTCCACGATAGACTGCTGCCTGTTTGGCGTTCGATTGAGGGACCTGATATGCCATATCTCGCGAAGACAGCCATTGAGTTCATGGGACGCAAAGTGGGGCCCGCGCGGAGCCCGATTTTGCCGCCGAGTGATGAGAAGAGGGAGGAAATCCGAAGTCAACTTGTCCAGGCGGGGTTTGCAGTTTCTGCGCTGAACAGGGCATAA
- a CDS encoding efflux RND transporter permease subunit → MKIANLSIRRPVTITMIMIAVVIVGIFSVFQLPEELYPKLNLPVAAVATSWTGASPEAVEQQVTDPIEQGLQGLSGVSQIQSTSTQGSSLVIVEFNYGTNIDEALNQMRSIVSRTQAQLPSDAGAPGVEQFDPNSLPIMTLSLYGNQSQQAISDVATNIVQPALQHLNGVAGVTPSGNLTRQITVNVEPDKLQLYHLSIEQVVQALQGSNLSADAGQVQKGSLLIPLRVNGQFSSVDELNDVPIPLSGGGSISLKDVANVDDGDQTVTMISTVNGQPAVSINISQASDANTVTVSNEVQAEVKQLQSQLPQGVHLSVLSDSAQSIRDTINTVVNHTILGFVFGILIILLILRSIRTTVVVAVAIPIATLATFALMYFSKLSINSITLGSLAVGLGSLVDFSIVVLESIFRARQSGIGPVEAAKQGIKEVGLAVVVAALAQICVFAPSIFVPGIAGQFFRPLSLTVSFSHIAALFVALTFTPMLASRLLRGRRFEGEETIPGKTAPFRAWAPFDWMGRGMYDLTRAYRRVLHWSLNHRKSIIFGVTAMLVLSFAFVPSIGFELVPNVGDNQISISIQTADGTDLQSTNRVVQQVEKLAKQDMKGISQVDAQIGGASYGGSSSTNQATVNLTFANSVSSDSVNQMAHDFGNAVSDIPGAQILVTPGSANGSSGPGSNNITVQVQGPDTQTLQILSDKVEKIMKATPGLEYVDNQTASGTPDYQLNINQAALAQFGLSAQQVESTLQTAFQGTKASTFFQGSQQYDIVVQLPSSYSQNLNNLSQIEVENNSGQFVPVTQLGSLSTSQEPPQISHVNGVRSVTVSATPYGATSGRVQATLGKELKSLHVPQGYYVGFGQNGAFLTSAFVGLAAAFGFSILLLYMLMASLFEALLTPLVIMFCLPPTFIGAALGLFLTHRSLNIDSAIGVIMVMGLIANNAIVLIDYTNQLRKQGKPLREALLEAGPIRLRPIVMSTLTTILAMMPLVIGYGKGAETLASMATVIAFGLAFSTLVTLVLVPVVYVMLDNWIQRSKQRRARRRQPSIPTPGTGLGV, encoded by the coding sequence GTGAAAATAGCTAATCTCTCAATTCGCCGCCCAGTAACCATCACCATGATCATGATTGCCGTGGTGATTGTCGGCATCTTCTCGGTGTTTCAACTGCCGGAAGAGTTGTATCCAAAACTGAATTTGCCTGTGGCCGCGGTAGCGACTTCTTGGACGGGCGCGTCACCGGAGGCGGTCGAACAGCAAGTGACCGATCCGATTGAGCAGGGGCTGCAGGGCCTGTCTGGTGTCTCGCAGATTCAATCCACCTCCACTCAAGGCAGCAGTTTGGTTATCGTCGAGTTCAACTACGGTACGAACATCGACGAGGCGCTCAACCAGATGCGCAGCATCGTCTCGCGGACGCAGGCGCAGTTGCCGAGCGACGCGGGGGCGCCTGGCGTCGAACAATTCGATCCCAATAGTCTCCCCATCATGACCCTGTCCCTCTATGGCAATCAGTCACAGCAGGCGATCAGCGACGTCGCGACGAACATCGTCCAACCCGCGCTGCAGCACCTCAATGGCGTGGCTGGCGTGACGCCGTCGGGGAATCTGACGCGGCAGATCACGGTGAACGTGGAGCCGGACAAGCTGCAACTCTACCATCTGTCCATCGAGCAAGTCGTTCAGGCCTTGCAGGGAAGCAACCTGTCGGCCGACGCGGGGCAGGTGCAAAAGGGCTCCTTGCTCATCCCGTTGCGCGTCAATGGCCAGTTTTCCTCGGTGGACGAGCTGAATGACGTACCCATTCCTTTGAGTGGTGGCGGCTCTATTAGCCTAAAAGACGTGGCCAACGTCGACGATGGCGATCAAACGGTGACGATGATCTCGACGGTGAACGGTCAGCCTGCCGTGAGTATCAATATTTCGCAGGCGAGCGACGCGAATACGGTGACCGTCTCGAACGAGGTGCAAGCGGAGGTCAAACAGCTGCAGTCGCAGTTGCCGCAGGGTGTACACCTCAGCGTCTTATCCGATAGTGCGCAGTCCATTCGGGATACCATCAACACGGTGGTCAATCACACCATCCTCGGGTTTGTGTTCGGTATCCTCATCATCCTGCTCATCCTTCGCAGCATCCGGACGACGGTCGTCGTCGCGGTGGCGATTCCGATCGCTACACTGGCGACATTCGCCCTGATGTACTTCAGCAAGTTGTCGATCAACTCGATCACACTTGGAAGCTTGGCCGTGGGCCTTGGGTCGTTGGTCGACTTCTCCATCGTCGTCCTGGAGAGTATTTTCCGAGCCCGCCAGTCTGGCATCGGACCGGTCGAAGCAGCGAAGCAGGGGATCAAAGAGGTCGGTTTGGCCGTGGTCGTCGCAGCACTCGCACAGATTTGCGTGTTTGCGCCGTCCATCTTCGTGCCAGGTATCGCTGGGCAGTTCTTCCGCCCGTTGTCACTGACGGTCAGTTTTTCGCACATCGCCGCGTTGTTTGTGGCCTTGACGTTTACGCCGATGCTCGCGTCGCGGCTGTTGCGGGGCCGCCGCTTCGAGGGGGAAGAGACCATCCCTGGCAAGACCGCACCGTTTCGCGCTTGGGCCCCGTTTGACTGGATGGGGCGCGGTATGTACGACTTGACCCGCGCGTATCGGCGGGTGCTTCACTGGAGCTTGAACCACCGCAAGAGCATCATCTTTGGCGTGACTGCGATGCTCGTGCTCAGCTTTGCGTTCGTGCCGTCCATTGGCTTCGAGCTGGTGCCCAACGTCGGCGACAACCAGATCTCCATCTCCATTCAGACGGCTGATGGAACCGATTTGCAATCGACCAATCGCGTCGTCCAACAGGTCGAGAAGCTGGCGAAACAGGATATGAAGGGCATTTCCCAGGTCGATGCACAAATCGGCGGCGCGTCGTATGGGGGTTCCTCGTCGACCAACCAGGCGACCGTCAATCTGACGTTCGCGAACAGCGTGTCGTCAGATTCCGTCAACCAGATGGCGCATGACTTCGGCAACGCTGTGAGCGACATCCCAGGGGCGCAGATCTTGGTGACGCCGGGTTCTGCGAACGGGAGTAGTGGACCGGGATCGAACAACATTACCGTTCAGGTCCAGGGTCCAGACACTCAGACCTTGCAGATCTTAAGCGACAAAGTGGAGAAGATCATGAAGGCGACGCCGGGTCTCGAGTACGTCGACAACCAGACTGCATCGGGTACGCCTGACTACCAGTTGAACATCAACCAGGCGGCACTCGCGCAATTCGGGTTGAGCGCACAACAGGTGGAATCGACCTTGCAAACGGCGTTCCAAGGGACGAAGGCGTCGACGTTCTTCCAGGGGAGTCAGCAGTATGATATCGTCGTTCAACTGCCATCGTCTTACTCGCAGAACCTGAACAACCTGTCGCAGATCGAGGTTGAAAACAACAGTGGCCAGTTCGTTCCGGTCACGCAGTTGGGGAGTCTTTCGACTTCGCAGGAACCGCCGCAGATTTCGCACGTGAACGGCGTGCGATCGGTCACGGTCAGCGCCACGCCGTATGGCGCCACGTCCGGGCGCGTCCAGGCGACGCTTGGCAAAGAGCTGAAGAGCCTGCACGTCCCGCAAGGGTACTATGTCGGGTTTGGTCAGAATGGCGCCTTCCTGACGAGCGCGTTCGTCGGCTTGGCTGCGGCGTTTGGTTTCTCGATTTTGCTCTTGTACATGCTGATGGCCAGCCTCTTTGAGGCATTGTTGACGCCGCTCGTCATCATGTTCTGTCTGCCGCCGACGTTTATCGGCGCGGCGCTCGGCTTGTTCCTGACCCACAGGTCGTTGAACATCGACTCGGCGATTGGCGTCATTATGGTGATGGGACTGATTGCGAACAACGCGATTGTCTTGATTGACTACACCAATCAGTTGCGCAAACAGGGCAAACCATTGCGCGAAGCGCTCCTCGAGGCAGGGCCTATCCGCCTGCGCCCGATCGTCATGTCGACACTGACCACCATTCTCGCCATGATGCCGCTCGTCATCGGCTACGGCAAGGGCGCAGAGACGTTGGCGTCAATGGCGACGGTCATCGCGTTTGGGCTCGCGTTCTCGACCTTGGTCACGCTTGTCCTCGTGCCTGTGGTCTACGTCATGCTGGACAATTGGATTCAGCGATCCAAACAGCGCAGGGCCAGGAGGCGCCAGCCGTCCATCCCAACTCCAGGGACGGGGCTCGGGGTGTAG
- a CDS encoding nucleoside hydrolase — MKITESAGQLIDRLQYPTGKVRIILDTDTFNEIDDQFALTYALLSPEQIDVLAITAAPFHNHLSTGPKDGMEKSYSEILRLLARLGLSHEELVYKGSECYLSDRIHPVPSDAASRIVELALEATPEEPIYVVAIGAITNVASAILLEPKITEHIVVVWLGGHALHWPDTREFNLRQDGEAARLVLDCGVPVVLIPCQGVASHLITTLPEIERYVKGHGEIGDYLYQVYRNCNRDHFAYSRVIWDISTIAYLINSDWVPTDVIHSPIITDECTWSFDNDRHFIRCANFVDRDKVFRDLFTKISRNSAGA, encoded by the coding sequence ATGAAGATTACTGAATCGGCCGGGCAGCTCATTGACAGGCTTCAGTACCCCACTGGGAAAGTAAGGATCATCCTGGACACTGACACCTTCAACGAGATCGATGATCAATTTGCCCTTACTTATGCACTGTTGTCTCCGGAACAAATCGATGTTTTGGCCATCACAGCGGCGCCCTTTCACAATCACCTGTCCACTGGCCCGAAAGATGGTATGGAGAAGAGTTATAGTGAAATACTCCGTTTGCTGGCGCGCCTCGGATTATCTCACGAAGAATTGGTATACAAGGGTTCAGAGTGCTACCTGTCAGACCGAATCCATCCGGTTCCTAGTGATGCCGCTTCGAGGATCGTGGAACTTGCATTGGAGGCGACTCCAGAGGAGCCTATTTATGTAGTGGCGATTGGAGCTATTACGAATGTGGCCTCTGCGATTCTCCTTGAGCCAAAGATTACGGAACATATTGTCGTGGTTTGGCTCGGAGGCCATGCATTACATTGGCCAGATACCAGGGAATTTAACCTGCGTCAGGACGGGGAAGCGGCACGCCTGGTTTTAGATTGTGGCGTTCCCGTAGTGCTGATCCCGTGCCAAGGGGTTGCCTCACACTTGATTACAACGCTTCCTGAGATCGAAAGATACGTCAAAGGACACGGCGAGATAGGGGATTATCTATACCAGGTGTATCGCAATTGCAATCGTGACCATTTTGCGTACTCACGAGTGATCTGGGATATCTCTACGATTGCGTATCTGATTAACAGCGATTGGGTACCAACAGATGTGATCCACAGCCCAATCATCACGGACGAGTGTACATGGAGCTTCGACAACGACAGACACTTCATCCGATGCGCGAACTTTGTGGATCGAGACAAGGTATTCCGGGATCTATTCACGAAAATTTCGCGTAACTCTGCGGGGGCGTAG
- a CDS encoding efflux RND transporter periplasmic adaptor subunit, with product MGNLAQKHASLLIGVGLIAMGGVAGCGLKGASAKSTPIPPEAVSVQTVQLSSQSIGDTYLGTVTPYIQTTLAPAASGKLSQLNVRPGQAVQAGETLASLDPSTVVQQQSTVDQANAAVASAQQQYADAQALYNDNVSAEEQVSAAQSAVSEQAAALKAAKANLQKAQLQEQQALSGAASDSGAAEQAQSAVASAQASLTQAQAQYNAAVASLNEAKKLAADKTQQKQALDNAANALRQDQVQAQSAEKALEVQTQNGRVVSPIAGVVQSVGAQVGQQVGPQTTLITIASTSPVMTTVNVPESDIGNIHAGVAMNVQVPSLNETFTGKVLDVHPQLNQTTNQYPVDITIAGTHSQLLAGLQVEAQLANSGTKKVMLVPADAVLSMQSGAEEVFVEQNGVVHSRIVQVGAMSSTQYQITSGLEVGDKIVVQGQNLLSDGDKVKVVSDDGSKAN from the coding sequence ATGGGGAATCTTGCACAGAAACATGCATCCTTGCTGATTGGTGTCGGTCTGATCGCGATGGGGGGCGTGGCCGGATGTGGGCTAAAGGGAGCGTCCGCGAAGTCGACGCCGATTCCACCGGAAGCAGTCAGCGTTCAGACGGTTCAATTGAGTAGCCAGTCGATTGGTGATACCTACTTGGGTACGGTCACTCCGTACATTCAAACGACTCTAGCGCCAGCGGCGTCAGGTAAGCTGTCACAGCTCAACGTGCGACCAGGACAGGCTGTGCAGGCTGGCGAGACGTTAGCCTCCTTAGATCCGTCCACGGTCGTCCAACAGCAAAGCACGGTCGATCAGGCGAACGCAGCGGTCGCCAGCGCGCAACAGCAGTACGCTGACGCACAGGCATTATATAACGACAACGTGAGTGCCGAGGAACAGGTGTCGGCGGCGCAAAGTGCCGTGTCGGAACAAGCGGCTGCGTTGAAAGCGGCGAAGGCCAATCTGCAGAAGGCGCAACTCCAAGAGCAACAAGCGCTCAGTGGGGCGGCGAGCGACAGCGGTGCTGCAGAGCAGGCGCAATCGGCGGTGGCCTCGGCGCAAGCGTCGTTGACGCAGGCGCAGGCGCAATACAATGCAGCGGTTGCATCCCTCAATGAGGCGAAGAAGCTCGCTGCAGATAAGACGCAGCAGAAACAGGCGTTGGACAATGCCGCCAATGCGCTGCGGCAAGATCAGGTGCAGGCGCAATCGGCGGAGAAGGCGCTCGAGGTGCAAACTCAGAACGGGCGTGTCGTATCGCCGATAGCTGGCGTCGTGCAGTCCGTTGGTGCTCAGGTTGGACAGCAAGTGGGGCCACAAACCACGCTCATCACCATCGCGTCGACGAGCCCTGTCATGACGACAGTCAACGTGCCGGAGTCGGACATCGGCAACATACACGCGGGCGTTGCCATGAACGTTCAGGTGCCAAGCCTAAACGAGACGTTTACTGGCAAGGTGCTGGACGTCCATCCACAGCTCAATCAGACGACCAATCAGTATCCGGTGGATATCACGATTGCCGGCACCCACTCGCAACTCCTTGCTGGGTTGCAGGTAGAGGCCCAATTGGCCAACTCCGGGACCAAGAAGGTCATGCTCGTGCCTGCCGATGCGGTGCTCAGCATGCAGAGTGGTGCAGAGGAAGTGTTCGTCGAGCAAAACGGTGTGGTCCACAGCCGAATTGTCCAGGTCGGGGCGATGTCGAGTACGCAGTACCAAATCACGAGCGGGCTTGAGGTCGGCGACAAGATCGTCGTACAGGGGCAAAACCTCCTCTCGGACGGAGATAAGGTCAAAGTCGTGTCGGACGACGGATCGAAGGCCAACTAG
- a CDS encoding SGNH/GDSL hydrolase family protein, protein MGVVPIKKLILRIGIGTGIALAAIGGFVAGDYFNMSLPSPIVTAKADASLPATATKENVMVVGGSMAHGWKDPNDDSYLKRAFQSLTDSTNVTYEYTDKTIVGGSATTVSKSKFEGWLANVKPDVVVLSWGFLNDAHSKVSPTAIRQAISNEITEALAAHAVVLVVSPPVTKASQTNYEQLTDEYVSEEFSAAKSLNNPNVYEMDVLNQMRSFLTAHNETWREYFGDSWHPNQAGHELAGSLLYNDLVETFHQSPIRYKG, encoded by the coding sequence ATGGGGGTGGTTCCGATCAAGAAACTGATACTCCGCATCGGAATTGGCACAGGCATTGCGCTTGCGGCGATTGGAGGATTCGTCGCTGGCGATTACTTCAATATGTCTTTACCAAGTCCCATCGTCACCGCCAAAGCGGACGCCTCGCTCCCTGCGACAGCAACCAAGGAGAACGTGATGGTCGTCGGTGGATCGATGGCGCACGGCTGGAAAGATCCGAATGACGACAGCTACTTAAAGCGCGCCTTTCAATCCCTGACGGACAGCACCAATGTCACGTACGAATATACGGACAAGACGATCGTCGGCGGATCAGCTACCACAGTTTCGAAATCGAAGTTTGAAGGCTGGCTGGCGAACGTCAAACCAGATGTCGTCGTCCTGTCTTGGGGATTTTTAAACGACGCCCACAGTAAAGTGTCACCCACTGCCATCCGCCAAGCGATATCCAATGAAATCACGGAGGCACTCGCGGCGCACGCCGTCGTCCTCGTCGTATCGCCGCCTGTAACCAAGGCGTCGCAGACGAACTACGAGCAGCTCACGGATGAGTATGTCTCAGAGGAGTTTTCGGCGGCCAAATCGTTGAACAATCCAAACGTCTATGAGATGGACGTGCTCAACCAGATGCGCTCCTTTTTGACGGCGCACAACGAAACGTGGCGGGAATACTTCGGGGACTCCTGGCATCCAAACCAGGCCGGACACGAGCTCGCGGGATCGCTTCTATATAACGATCTCGTCGAAACCTTCCACCAATCCCCGATTCGCTACAAGGGGTGA
- a CDS encoding glycosyltransferase family 4 protein, whose product MRYTFPILTLSHGGAQRMLVEITNGLVDKGHDVTILMPQHAEVDYPVRANIVRTSSPVLSESDYPYSDVIVSNFYTTTESAHFASQNGKGIHVRFSLCYEPPFLEGNQYSLDTYNMTKHVIALSKWQQDLIRIMHGIESHIVPIGVNDTFRNLNIRSSLSPALRISAIVRKPEGGFSGHRGQPYLLHELRNIKQAYPSVQINLFCPPREFSSSSTLQDLSRSGEFRFLTPADDTEMCYHYNEADIFVSSSTYDAGSLPGLEAMRCGAALVTIYAGGNADYCRTEENCLMSYRYEGQLGRDIARLIEDPALRGKLADQGARDSLSWTWTRSVNAFEEAINRIMQAES is encoded by the coding sequence ATGCGATACACATTTCCGATCCTAACGCTGAGTCACGGGGGAGCCCAACGCATGTTGGTGGAAATCACGAATGGTCTGGTGGATAAGGGGCATGACGTGACCATCCTCATGCCACAGCATGCGGAAGTGGACTACCCGGTGCGGGCGAACATCGTGAGAACGAGTAGCCCGGTGCTCTCGGAAAGCGACTATCCATACAGTGATGTGATTGTTTCGAACTTCTACACGACGACCGAGTCCGCACACTTCGCGAGTCAAAACGGCAAAGGAATCCACGTGAGATTCAGTCTATGTTATGAGCCGCCGTTTTTAGAGGGGAACCAATACTCTCTGGATACCTACAACATGACAAAACATGTGATCGCGCTGTCGAAGTGGCAGCAAGACCTGATCCGAATCATGCACGGGATCGAGTCACACATCGTCCCCATTGGCGTCAACGACACGTTTCGAAACCTCAACATTCGCAGTTCGTTATCGCCGGCTCTTCGCATTTCCGCCATTGTGCGCAAGCCCGAGGGAGGGTTTTCTGGGCACAGAGGGCAACCGTATCTATTACACGAATTACGAAACATCAAACAGGCATACCCGTCTGTTCAAATCAACCTGTTTTGTCCGCCTCGTGAATTCTCGAGCTCATCGACGCTACAGGACTTATCGCGCAGTGGGGAATTCCGTTTCCTAACGCCTGCGGACGACACCGAGATGTGCTACCACTATAACGAGGCAGATATCTTCGTGAGTTCCTCCACGTATGATGCAGGTTCACTCCCCGGCTTAGAAGCGATGCGATGTGGCGCGGCGCTTGTAACCATTTATGCTGGGGGCAACGCAGATTATTGTCGTACAGAAGAGAATTGCCTCATGTCGTATCGCTATGAAGGTCAGTTGGGCCGGGATATTGCTCGCTTGATCGAAGATCCTGCATTGCGCGGGAAATTAGCGGATCAAGGTGCGAGGGATTCCTTGTCGTGGACTTGGACTCGAAGTGTGAATGCGTTTGAAGAAGCGATTAACCGCATCATGCAGGCCGAGTCGTGA